From a single Intestinibaculum porci genomic region:
- a CDS encoding response regulator transcription factor, protein MNIAIIDQDESFCNEVEGAVLSNGHYSTYKFHSSQDFLGCEQTFDMILLDIESPDTAEISLSDQLRERNTPIVYLSKEHDHLKKTLSGYLKHLKTDEIGDVPFTNITYIERNHKDLVVHLSDGENTEIKDGKHYLHDLDDRFIKINHTTYISLDFLESVKYNEAIVHGETLHIGHHHVKELHEIVKDTASK, encoded by the coding sequence ATGAATATCGCAATTATTGATCAGGATGAAAGTTTTTGTAATGAAGTAGAAGGGGCGGTCTTATCGAATGGCCATTACTCAACCTATAAGTTTCACTCTTCTCAGGATTTCCTAGGCTGTGAACAAACTTTTGATATGATTCTTTTAGATATTGAATCACCGGATACCGCAGAAATCTCTTTATCAGATCAGTTACGTGAGCGAAATACACCGATTGTGTATTTATCAAAAGAACATGATCATTTAAAGAAAACCTTATCCGGTTATCTCAAACATCTCAAAACTGACGAAATAGGTGATGTTCCTTTTACCAATATCACTTATATTGAAAGAAACCATAAAGATTTAGTGGTTCACTTAAGTGATGGTGAGAATACAGAAATCAAAGATGGTAAACACTATTTACATGATTTAGATGATCGCTTTATTAAGATCAATCATACCACTTATATCTCCTTAGACTTCTTAGAATCCGTGAAATATAATGAAGCTATAGTCCATGGGGAAACCTTACACATTGGTCATCACCATGTGAAAGAATTACATGAAATTGTCAAAGATACT